A single genomic interval of Spinacia oleracea cultivar Varoflay chromosome 6, BTI_SOV_V1, whole genome shotgun sequence harbors:
- the LOC110789702 gene encoding oxygen-evolving enhancer protein 3, chloroplastic produces the protein MAQAMASMAGLRGASQAVLEGSLQISGSNRLSGPTTSRVAVPKMGLNIRAQQVSAEAETSRRAMLGFVAAGLASGSFVKAVLAEARPIVVGPPPPLSGGLPGTENSDQARDGTLPYTKDRFYLQPLPPTEAAQRAKVSASEILNVKQFIDRKAWPSLQNDLRLRASYLRYDLKTVISAKPKDEKKSLQELTSKLFSSIDNLDHAAKIKSPTEAEKYYGQTVSNINEVLAKLG, from the exons ATGGCTCAAGCTATGGCTTCAATGGCTGGATTACGCGGCGCATCACAAGCTGTATTGGAAGGTAGTCTCCAGATCAGCGGCTCAAACCGGCTTAGTGGGCCTACTACGAGCCGTGTTGCTGTCCCGAAAATGGGCTTAAACATCCGAGCTCAGCAAGTGTCAGCTGAGGCTGAGACTAGCCGCCGAGCTATGTTGGGCTTCGTCGCAGCTGGTTTGGCTTCTGGTTCGTTTGTTAAGGCTGTTCTTGCTGAGGCCAGGCCCATCGTTGTTggcccaccaccaccactatcCGGTGGTCTTC CCGGAACAGAAAACTCGGACCAAGCAAGAGACGGTACCTTGCCTTACACCAAGGACAGGTTCTACCTTCAACCTCTGCCTCCTACTGAGGCAGCCCAAAGAGCAAAAGTATCCGCCTCTGAAATCCTCAACGTGAAGCAATTCATCGACAGGAAGGCATGGCCATCTCTACAGAATGACTTACGTCTTAGGGCATCATACCTTCGTTATGACCTCAAGACTGTCATCTCTGCTAAGCCTAAGGATGAGAAGAAATCACTCCAAGAACTCACTAGCAAGCTCTTCAGCAGTATCGACAAT TTGGACCATGCTGCAAAGATAAAGAGCCCTACCGAGGCAGAGAAATACTACGGTCAGACTGTATCCAACATCAATGAAGTTCTTGCCAAGCTCGGTTAA
- the LOC110789686 gene encoding uncharacterized protein, which produces MARFMKESTNIPNLQPDVAIFALKHALREGKFRDKLSMKNPSKIADVLQMADAFIRTEEFNKAAARLKGPSDTRDTKMNQSKPEGNSRKGKEKVGAREASLKKDGKKGEFRPKYTNYTPLTIPRREIFSLHKDDEKWKLPDKLRTNPLRRNKNKTEREEKEKATSGKLQEQAQRRVHETEGQKKKPNLVVFGGQRSGHASKQHLRALSHRVNFSTVGENQPTPPNMTFTADDCLGTQYKHDDPLVIEMDLNNHNVHRVLVDGGSAVNIIFRNFFEQLILEEGEESLTKVSYPLIGFNGSAAIPRGKITLPVTVGQGLAARNVREEFLVMDCHSVYNVIMGRTIIHKIQEIPSTYHQMMMYVSDAGFAEWIKGDQEVAKSTCHTAIRKPKLGDSPKDEDEKRFHPPRERKIIQREERQGRAV; this is translated from the exons atggccagattcatgaaagaATCAACTAACATCCCGAACCTGCAGCCAGACGTAgcaatcttcgccttgaagcacgcacTCCGGGAGGGGAAATTCCGGGATAAACTGtcaatgaaaaacccctccaaaatagctGACGTACTTCAAATGGCAGATGCATTCATCAGAacagaagagttcaacaaggcagcAGCAAGGTTGAAAGGCCCCTCGGATACGAGGGACACCAAAATGAATCAGAGTAAGCCCGAGGGCaactcaagaaaggggaaagagaaggtgggTGCGAGAGAGGCGAGCCTAAAGAAAGATGGAAAGAAGGGCGAATTCCgacccaagtacaccaactacactccactcacTATACCCCGAAGAGAAATTTTCAGCCTCCACAAGGATGATGAGAAATGGAAGCTACCAGACAAGCTCCGTACAAACCCCCTTCgcagaaacaagaacaa AACAGAGagggaagagaaagaaaaagcaACGTCTGGAAAGCTACAAGAACAGGCCCAGAGAAGAGTCCATGAGACCGAAGGGCAAAAGAAAAAACCAAATCTCGTGGTGTTCGGAGGACAAAGATCCGGCCACGCCAGCAAGCAACACTTGAGAGCTctctcccaccgagtcaacttcagcactGTAGGGGAGAACCAACCTACACCCCCGAACATGActttcactgctgatgattgcctCGGAACCCAGTATAAACACGACGACCCGTTGGTAATTgaaatggatctcaacaaccacaacgtCCACAGAGTACTGGTCGATGGAGGGAGcgccgtcaacatcatcttcagaaattTCTTCGAGCAGCTCATCCTCGAGGAAGGAGAGGAGTCACTGACTAAGGTCAGTTATCCGCTGATCGGCTTCAACGGATCTGCAGCAATtccccgaggaaagatcacccttcCCGTTACCGTTGGCCAGGGCCTAGCGGCAAGAAACGTCCGAGAAGAATTCTTGGTGATGGATTGCCATTCGGTATATAATgtcatcatgggacgaaccatAATTCACAAGATACAGGAAATCCCATCCACATACCACCAGATGATGATGTACGTCTCGGACGCAGGTTTCGCCGAATGGATAAAAGGTGACCAGGAGGTGGCAAAATCAACCTGTCACACTGCCATCCGAAAGCCGAAGCTAGGAGACAGTCCTAAAGATGAGGATGAGAAAAGATTCCACCCCCCCCGAGAGAGGAAAATAATACAAAGAGAAGAAAGACAGGGCCGAGCAGTCTGA